In Labilibaculum sp. DW002, one DNA window encodes the following:
- a CDS encoding PAS domain S-box protein, protein MTMQNQTKSELYKSLVLNSGDAMFLFDQKGKIVEANNSACTGLNYKKEDLLNLSVPDINPEFQSPDVIADFFRKLVIEKYVKLFSKHQRKDGHVFPVEMSLSLLEENGEHLVLGIARDITEHEEDKANLFSYIDTLEKIHHILEQAKDIEEMLTDVLNLLQEVFESDRTFLISSQELNDQYKIRPFEIVRKQTQRIFTNQNEGNALTHSQEIHDKIKANKLEVFLSSNFEENSSNNVYSELITPMLNIGVNPYFLGIHQCSYDRKWTELEQKLLLDVSRRLSDAIVRLFNDHTLQQSEEKYKTLYDHAPLGYHSLDTNGDFVDVNNTWLNLLGYDKEEVIGKNYGDFLHPDYRDNFVKNFPTLKSRGYVQNVHFKLRHKNGNYIYISLEGCTGCHPDGSFKQTYCVIQDISARIKAEEELKESETRFKNLVQSVPVPLGLLDSKTLEIKYINNRFVEKFGYTIEEIPTIERWNELVYPDLEYREWVVNNWKNALEYCIKYNTDIPTDIYKIKCKNGDYKEMSVSGIVLGEDFLINFADVTEQKEYERKLKLALEKAEENEKLKTAFLANMSHEIRTPMNGIMGFADLLQTPQLSGEKHQRYVDLIMKSGDRMLSTINDIIEVSKIETKQITPIYHETNINEIIKYYYSFFLPEADIKGIILNYKFGLSSSEALILLDKSMLDSILTNLIKNAIKYTNSGMIDFGYTKNEDELEFYVKDSGIGIPEEQQKIIFERFRQVELESTKTIEGSGLGLSIAKAYTELLGGKIWMESEEGVGSQFYFTIPYRLMEK, encoded by the coding sequence ATGACTATGCAGAACCAAACGAAATCTGAATTGTACAAATCTCTTGTTTTAAACTCTGGAGATGCCATGTTTTTGTTTGATCAAAAGGGTAAAATTGTTGAAGCAAATAATTCTGCTTGTACGGGATTAAATTACAAAAAAGAGGATCTACTAAACCTCTCTGTGCCTGACATTAACCCTGAATTTCAATCACCAGATGTAATAGCAGATTTTTTTAGGAAGCTAGTAATTGAGAAGTATGTAAAACTATTCTCCAAACATCAACGAAAAGATGGACATGTATTTCCCGTTGAAATGAGCCTTTCATTACTAGAGGAAAATGGGGAACATCTTGTGCTTGGCATTGCTCGAGACATCACTGAACATGAAGAAGACAAAGCAAATCTTTTTTCTTACATCGATACCTTAGAGAAAATTCATCACATACTAGAGCAAGCTAAAGACATTGAAGAAATGCTTACGGATGTATTGAATTTGTTACAAGAAGTTTTTGAATCAGATCGAACTTTTCTTATTTCCTCGCAAGAGTTAAACGATCAATACAAAATTCGTCCTTTTGAAATCGTTCGTAAGCAAACCCAAAGGATTTTTACAAATCAAAATGAAGGTAACGCACTAACACACAGTCAAGAAATTCATGATAAAATTAAAGCAAACAAACTAGAGGTATTTTTATCGTCAAATTTCGAAGAAAACTCTTCTAACAATGTATATTCTGAGCTGATTACCCCAATGTTGAACATTGGAGTCAATCCATATTTTTTAGGTATTCATCAATGTTCTTATGACCGTAAATGGACAGAATTAGAACAAAAACTACTTCTCGATGTAAGCCGTAGGTTATCAGATGCAATCGTACGTTTGTTTAACGATCACACTTTACAGCAAAGTGAAGAAAAATACAAAACGCTTTACGATCATGCCCCATTAGGTTATCATTCTTTAGATACGAATGGAGATTTTGTTGATGTTAATAACACTTGGCTTAACCTATTGGGCTATGATAAAGAAGAGGTAATCGGCAAAAATTATGGCGATTTCCTTCATCCAGATTATCGTGATAATTTTGTGAAGAATTTTCCAACACTTAAGTCTCGAGGCTATGTACAAAATGTTCATTTTAAACTAAGACATAAAAATGGCAATTACATATACATCTCATTGGAAGGTTGCACAGGCTGCCATCCTGATGGTAGTTTTAAACAAACTTATTGTGTTATTCAAGACATTAGTGCTAGAATCAAAGCTGAAGAAGAATTAAAAGAAAGTGAAACTCGATTTAAAAACTTAGTACAATCTGTCCCAGTTCCATTAGGCTTATTAGATTCTAAAACCCTTGAAATAAAATACATCAACAACCGTTTCGTTGAAAAATTTGGTTACACAATTGAAGAAATACCAACAATAGAACGGTGGAATGAATTGGTTTACCCCGATTTAGAATATCGTGAATGGGTTGTTAACAATTGGAAAAATGCTCTTGAATATTGTATAAAATACAATACAGACATCCCAACCGATATTTACAAAATCAAATGTAAAAATGGTGATTATAAAGAAATGTCTGTCTCAGGAATTGTTCTTGGCGAAGATTTCTTAATAAATTTTGCAGATGTAACAGAGCAAAAAGAATATGAAAGAAAACTAAAACTTGCTCTAGAAAAGGCCGAAGAAAATGAAAAATTAAAAACAGCTTTCCTTGCAAACATGAGCCATGAGATTCGAACACCAATGAATGGTATCATGGGTTTTGCTGATTTATTGCAAACTCCACAACTTAGTGGTGAAAAGCATCAACGTTACGTTGATTTAATCATGAAAAGTGGAGATCGAATGTTGTCCACCATTAATGATATCATTGAAGTTTCAAAAATTGAAACCAAGCAAATCACACCAATTTATCATGAAACCAATATCAACGAAATCATTAAATATTATTACTCTTTTTTCCTCCCTGAAGCAGATATAAAAGGGATTATTCTAAATTATAAATTTGGTTTATCATCAAGTGAGGCCTTAATTTTACTAGATAAATCAATGTTGGATTCAATTTTAACCAACCTGATTAAAAATGCCATTAAGTATACCAATTCAGGAATGATTGATTTTGGCTATACTAAAAATGAGGATGAACTAGAATTCTATGTTAAAGATTCAGGTATTGGTATTCCCGAAGAGCAACAAAAAATCATATTTGAACGATTCAGACAAGTAGAGTTAGAAAGCACTAAAACAATTGAAGGATCAGGATTAGGATTATCTATAGCTAAAGCTTACACCGAATTATTGGGTGGAAAAATATGGATGGAATCAGAGGAAGGTGTTGGTTCACAATTCTACTTTACCATTCCATATCGATTAATGGAAAAATAA
- the buk gene encoding butyrate kinase, whose protein sequence is MNSKQIVIVINPGSTSTKVALYNRSELVSEHIIRHSQIDLDQFSKVTDQFDYRYAVVEAGLDKMLSEKDLEIVGIVGRGGIVKPLDGGTYRINEQFLHDAKNGTYGDHASNLGSMLANKLATYYKLNESYTVDPVSAGNIVEKAVLSGVPSIQRNRRGHPLNMKMTARKIAKQQSIHFNDAKYVIAHLGGGISIAAVDGGKIVDVNDALMGMGPFSPNRAGALPSRGVMDLCYSMPRNEVESLLSKNSGLKAYLGVDDLRDVFTLIDGGNKKAQLVYDAFVYQIAKEIGAYHVALKCMANGVIITGGIAYSDRFISDLKEYVKDLTNFFVYPGENEMEALAEGAFRVIDGKEVALEY, encoded by the coding sequence ATGAATTCTAAACAAATAGTGATCGTTATTAACCCAGGATCAACATCTACAAAAGTCGCATTATACAATAGATCAGAACTTGTTTCTGAACATATTATTCGCCATTCGCAGATTGATTTAGATCAATTCTCGAAAGTTACCGACCAATTTGATTACCGATATGCAGTTGTAGAAGCTGGATTAGACAAAATGCTATCTGAAAAAGATCTTGAAATTGTTGGAATCGTTGGCCGAGGTGGAATTGTGAAACCACTAGATGGCGGAACCTATCGCATTAATGAACAATTTCTACACGATGCCAAAAATGGAACTTATGGCGATCATGCATCGAATTTGGGTAGCATGTTAGCCAACAAATTAGCAACTTATTACAAGTTAAACGAAAGCTATACGGTAGATCCTGTTTCAGCAGGTAATATTGTAGAAAAGGCGGTTTTATCGGGCGTTCCAAGCATTCAACGCAACCGAAGAGGCCATCCATTAAACATGAAAATGACTGCTCGCAAGATCGCAAAGCAACAAAGTATCCATTTTAATGATGCAAAATATGTGATTGCGCATTTGGGTGGCGGAATTTCAATTGCTGCTGTGGATGGTGGTAAAATTGTTGATGTAAACGATGCTCTTATGGGAATGGGTCCCTTCTCCCCTAACCGAGCTGGCGCATTGCCGAGTCGTGGAGTTATGGATTTGTGTTACTCCATGCCAAGAAATGAGGTTGAAAGTTTGTTAAGTAAAAACAGTGGGCTAAAAGCCTATTTGGGTGTTGATGATTTACGTGATGTTTTTACCCTAATTGATGGTGGAAATAAAAAAGCACAATTGGTTTACGATGCTTTTGTATACCAAATTGCAAAAGAAATTGGTGCTTACCATGTTGCCCTAAAATGCATGGCGAATGGAGTTATCATAACCGGAGGCATTGCCTATTCGGATCGATTTATTTCAGATCTGAAAGAATATGTAAAAGACCTAACCAATTTCTTTGTTTATCCTGGAGAAAATGAAATGGAAGCCCTTGCCGAAGGTGCTTTTAGGGTAATTGATGGTAAGGAAGTTGCATTAGAATATTAA
- a CDS encoding RbsD/FucU family protein, which translates to MLKTPIIHPTIMEALARSGHFAQVVIADGNLPVGAMTGPNSTTVHLNFRPGLLDALTVLEGILEVCPVQGAIVMEKPAEANAEIHNAYKKLLGDVSWDTMERWDFYDKIREPATTLIIQTGEQRRFANLILTIGVVKMAEESDF; encoded by the coding sequence ATGCTTAAAACTCCAATAATACACCCAACAATTATGGAAGCGCTTGCGCGTTCAGGCCATTTTGCACAAGTTGTTATTGCAGATGGTAATTTACCCGTTGGTGCCATGACAGGCCCCAACTCCACCACCGTACACCTCAATTTTCGTCCGGGACTATTGGATGCTCTCACAGTTCTTGAAGGAATACTGGAAGTCTGTCCTGTTCAAGGTGCAATTGTTATGGAAAAACCTGCTGAAGCCAACGCAGAAATACACAATGCTTATAAAAAATTACTTGGAGACGTAAGTTGGGATACGATGGAGCGTTGGGATTTCTATGACAAAATTAGAGAACCTGCCACCACATTAATTATTCAAACAGGAGAACAGCGTCGCTTCGCTAATTTGATCCTTACTATCGGCGTAGTAAAAATGGCTGAAGAAAGTGACTTTTAG
- the hemN gene encoding oxygen-independent coproporphyrinogen III oxidase, translated as MDRESLINKYNVPVPRYTSYPTVPFWGNERPDVKQWLKVVKRTFDESNEAKGISVYVHLPYCERLCTYCACTKVITRNHGVEEQYIDAVLQEWQIYLNTFKEQPILRELHLGGGTPTFFSPENLKRLINGIKENAKLHPEHEFSFEGHPNNTTRDHLQALYDVGFRRVSYGVQDFDPEVQRVINRKQSFETVKEVTIAAREIGYHSVNFDLIYGLPKQELSSINDTFEKVSELKPDRIAYYSYAHVPWKTKGQRMFTDADIPDSAEKRELYELGKEKLAELGYDDVGMDHFSLPHDELFIAREANRLHRNFMGYNTSHTELLIGLGASSISDAKYAYSQNPKEINLYEKACAKGELDLVKGYFLTDEDLIVKQAILDITCRRELSFEGELKKYLPTGIKAELQVMHDEGIIVLTDDKLVVTDLGMIFLRNIAKPFDNKLRYSKSGEGNMFSKAI; from the coding sequence ATGGACAGAGAATCATTAATCAACAAATATAATGTGCCAGTACCAAGGTACACTAGTTATCCAACAGTTCCGTTTTGGGGAAATGAGCGACCAGATGTAAAACAGTGGTTGAAGGTGGTAAAAAGAACATTTGATGAATCGAATGAGGCAAAAGGAATTAGTGTTTACGTACACTTACCGTATTGCGAACGACTTTGCACTTACTGTGCTTGTACAAAAGTGATTACGCGTAATCATGGAGTAGAAGAGCAATACATTGATGCTGTTTTGCAAGAATGGCAAATTTATCTGAACACTTTTAAAGAGCAACCAATTTTGAGAGAGTTGCATTTGGGAGGTGGAACGCCAACATTTTTCAGCCCTGAAAACCTAAAAAGACTGATTAATGGAATTAAAGAAAATGCAAAACTTCATCCTGAGCACGAGTTCAGTTTCGAAGGGCATCCTAACAATACCACAAGAGATCATTTACAAGCATTATACGACGTTGGATTTAGAAGAGTGAGCTATGGCGTTCAGGATTTTGATCCAGAGGTACAGAGGGTGATTAATCGTAAGCAAAGTTTTGAAACGGTTAAAGAAGTTACCATTGCAGCAAGAGAGATTGGCTATCATTCGGTAAATTTCGATTTGATTTATGGTTTGCCAAAGCAAGAATTGAGCTCGATTAATGATACTTTTGAAAAAGTATCGGAATTGAAACCGGACCGAATTGCATACTATTCGTACGCTCATGTGCCATGGAAAACAAAAGGACAACGAATGTTTACCGACGCGGATATTCCTGATAGTGCAGAAAAACGTGAATTGTATGAGTTAGGAAAAGAAAAATTGGCTGAATTGGGTTACGATGATGTGGGAATGGATCATTTTTCTTTGCCACATGATGAATTGTTTATTGCTCGTGAAGCTAATCGACTGCACCGTAATTTTATGGGATACAATACTTCTCATACCGAATTGTTAATTGGTTTGGGTGCTTCATCTATTTCTGACGCGAAGTATGCTTATTCACAAAATCCGAAGGAGATAAATTTGTATGAGAAAGCTTGTGCAAAGGGCGAATTAGACCTTGTAAAAGGATATTTTTTGACTGATGAGGATTTAATCGTAAAACAGGCAATATTGGATATTACTTGCCGTAGAGAGCTTTCTTTTGAAGGGGAATTGAAAAAATATTTACCAACAGGAATTAAGGCAGAACTGCAAGTGATGCACGATGAGGGAATCATTGTATTAACCGATGATAAACTTGTGGTGACCGATTTAGGTATGATTTTCTTAAGAAACATAGCCAAACCATTCGATAACAAACTGCGCTACTCGAAAAGTGGAGAAGGGAATATGTTCTCGAAAGCAATATAG
- the gndA gene encoding NADP-dependent phosphogluconate dehydrogenase produces MNLNKVIFLMGVSGCGKSTIGELLSEELRIPFFDGDDYHPQANIKKMSDGIPLNDEDRYDWLVTLNKLAKNQLQNNSCVIVCSALKESYRKILSRDIPNQVKWVHLEGSFDQIFERLNSRENHFMSSDLLQSQFDTLEQPKNALVVNIGLKPQEIVEKITKKIKMKSEFGLFGLGVMGKSLSRNLAQKGFTISLFNRELKGTEENVAIDFKSAHKELESAKAFSDIEAFVNSLQTPRRIMLMVNAGNITDMVIEDLIPYLSDGDVLIDGGNSNYLKTKERYDYLKAKNIHFIGVGVSGGEEGALKGPSIMPGGNKEIYNLVKPYLDSIAAKDRNNLPCCTYIGEEGSGHFVKMVHNGIEYVEMQLLAEVYTMLKHLGNNPDEIADILESFTCKANSYLLGITVDILRKKDGDDWLVNKIVDKAGNKGTGNWTTIATAQLGAPSTLIASALFARYTSFYKEERLEASNNFRSNPSAINLNIEDVLNAYQFARIVNHYQGLKLISEAGKAYNWQLNLSEIARIWTNGCIIKSDLIMDLIPVLKEDDNILTSKTIIDQVKSLKPSINKVVSECILNELAIPCLSESVNFFNGYTAAYSAANLIQAQRDYFGAHTYQRTDDASGKFHHTNW; encoded by the coding sequence ATGAATTTGAACAAAGTAATCTTTTTAATGGGTGTTTCGGGCTGCGGAAAGAGCACAATAGGCGAGTTGTTATCTGAAGAACTTAGAATTCCATTTTTTGACGGTGACGATTATCATCCCCAAGCAAACATCAAAAAAATGAGCGATGGAATACCCTTGAATGACGAAGACAGATACGATTGGCTAGTCACACTAAATAAGCTAGCTAAAAATCAATTGCAAAATAACAGTTGTGTAATCGTATGTTCAGCCTTAAAAGAAAGCTACAGAAAGATTTTAAGTAGAGATATTCCGAATCAGGTTAAATGGGTTCATTTAGAAGGAAGTTTCGATCAAATTTTTGAGCGACTAAACAGTAGAGAAAATCACTTTATGTCCTCAGATTTATTGCAATCGCAGTTCGATACTTTAGAGCAACCAAAGAATGCTTTAGTTGTAAATATTGGTTTAAAACCACAAGAAATTGTTGAAAAAATCACAAAGAAGATAAAGATGAAATCAGAATTTGGCTTATTTGGTTTAGGTGTTATGGGTAAGAGTTTAAGTAGAAACTTAGCTCAAAAAGGATTTACCATTTCACTTTTTAATCGTGAACTAAAGGGAACAGAAGAAAATGTAGCAATCGATTTTAAGAGTGCTCATAAAGAACTTGAGTCCGCAAAAGCATTTTCAGATATCGAAGCATTCGTAAACTCCTTGCAAACGCCAAGAAGAATTATGCTAATGGTAAATGCCGGTAATATTACGGATATGGTTATCGAAGATTTGATTCCTTATTTATCTGATGGTGATGTTTTGATTGATGGTGGTAATTCCAATTATTTAAAAACGAAAGAACGCTACGATTATTTAAAAGCTAAAAATATCCACTTTATCGGTGTTGGTGTTTCGGGAGGAGAAGAAGGAGCACTTAAAGGACCGTCAATTATGCCGGGAGGTAATAAAGAAATTTATAATCTGGTAAAACCTTATTTGGACAGCATTGCCGCTAAGGATAGAAACAACTTACCTTGCTGTACTTACATTGGCGAAGAAGGCAGCGGGCATTTTGTAAAAATGGTTCACAATGGTATTGAATATGTAGAGATGCAATTGTTGGCTGAAGTGTATACCATGCTAAAACATTTAGGGAATAATCCAGATGAAATTGCGGATATTTTAGAATCATTTACGTGCAAAGCCAATAGTTACTTGTTAGGAATTACTGTTGATATTCTTAGAAAAAAAGATGGTGATGACTGGTTGGTAAATAAAATAGTTGACAAAGCAGGAAATAAAGGTACTGGAAATTGGACTACTATTGCAACGGCACAATTGGGAGCTCCAAGTACACTAATTGCTTCGGCATTATTTGCTCGATACACCTCTTTCTATAAAGAAGAACGACTTGAGGCAAGCAATAACTTCAGGAGTAATCCATCAGCGATTAATCTGAATATCGAAGATGTTCTAAATGCTTATCAGTTTGCTCGAATTGTAAATCATTATCAAGGTCTTAAATTAATTTCCGAAGCTGGAAAAGCTTATAATTGGCAGTTAAACTTAAGCGAAATAGCTAGAATCTGGACAAATGGCTGCATTATTAAATCTGATTTAATAATGGACTTGATACCCGTCTTAAAAGAAGATGATAATATTTTAACATCTAAAACAATTATTGATCAAGTCAAATCATTAAAACCATCAATCAACAAAGTAGTGTCAGAGTGTATTTTAAATGAGCTAGCAATTCCTTGTTTAAGTGAATCGGTAAACTTTTTTAATGGGTACACAGCAGCATATTCAGCTGCAAATTTAATACAAGCACAACGCGATTATTTCGGAGCACATACCTATCAACGAACCGATGATGCTTCCGGAAAGTTTCACCACACCAATTGGTAG
- a CDS encoding polysaccharide lyase family 7 protein codes for MNNKISISLSSFMILSVFLVLSSCSNTAKKSNKKEAQETIFASDVTPFFDEWKLILGDGSNVGHANDFEHKDFFYTASDGETNWVVYKTPNAGNTHGTSNNTRTELAQVKKWYPETANDKLTATLKVMNVSTTGDARVAASYAVVIGQIHSADGHENEPLKIFYKKFPGHTKGSVFWDYEINTAGDDNSGRWDYSTAVWGYDLSVVGSGENTYPEEPKDGIVLGEEFTYEIVVKDGIMSLKFTSEGHESKSFTKNIIASEYATKADIPKQTQALFFPIGQDGVEREIAYTGEGCFFKLGCYNQTNGKSPEVNKNWCSGAETHGGDVQKQYEDGNYAEVWFKTASISVSDAAVSNEGYFTKNDFLYKK; via the coding sequence ATGAATAATAAAATTAGTATATCATTATCAAGCTTCATGATCCTTAGTGTTTTTCTAGTACTAAGTAGCTGTTCCAATACCGCTAAAAAATCAAATAAAAAAGAAGCTCAGGAAACCATTTTTGCTAGTGATGTTACTCCATTTTTCGATGAATGGAAATTGATTTTAGGTGATGGTTCAAATGTCGGTCATGCCAATGATTTTGAGCATAAGGACTTCTTTTATACTGCAAGTGATGGCGAAACTAACTGGGTGGTTTATAAAACACCCAATGCAGGAAATACGCATGGAACATCTAACAATACAAGAACCGAATTGGCGCAAGTAAAAAAATGGTACCCCGAAACTGCTAATGATAAATTGACTGCTACACTCAAAGTGATGAATGTTTCAACTACTGGTGATGCTCGAGTAGCAGCATCTTACGCTGTAGTTATTGGTCAGATTCATAGTGCCGATGGACATGAGAATGAACCGCTTAAAATATTTTACAAGAAATTCCCTGGGCATACCAAAGGTTCAGTTTTTTGGGATTATGAAATCAATACTGCGGGTGATGACAATTCTGGAAGATGGGATTATTCAACAGCTGTTTGGGGATATGACTTATCTGTTGTCGGGTCTGGAGAAAATACCTACCCAGAAGAACCTAAAGATGGTATTGTATTAGGTGAAGAATTCACTTATGAAATAGTGGTTAAGGATGGTATTATGAGCTTAAAATTTACAAGTGAAGGTCATGAAAGCAAATCATTCACAAAAAATATAATTGCTTCAGAATATGCTACAAAGGCTGATATTCCTAAACAAACTCAAGCATTATTTTTCCCAATTGGTCAAGACGGTGTGGAACGCGAAATTGCCTACACTGGTGAAGGATGTTTCTTTAAACTTGGCTGTTACAATCAAACCAATGGGAAATCTCCTGAAGTTAATAAGAACTGGTGTTCGGGTGCTGAAACACATGGCGGTGATGTTCAAAAACAATATGAAGATGGAAACTATGCTGAAGTTTGGTTTAAAACAGCAAGTATCTCTGTAAGTGATGCTGCCGTGTCAAATGAAGGTTATTTCACTAAAAATGATTTCTTGTACAAGAAATAA
- a CDS encoding SDR family NAD(P)-dependent oxidoreductase encodes MDNNKLTGKNVLITAGAQGIGESITKHFIDCGAHVAIHYFSSADTANQLVEYATSKGQKAIAISGDLTKEDDANALVEKTVEAFGGLDILINNAGSLVARKMLSEMEAEFWHKVMDINLTSMMFVTRAASPYLAKNDNSSIVNLASLAGRKGGHPGSLVYSTSKGAILTFTRALASELGPQGTRVNAVAPGLILGTSFHNTHTTKESAAETTAGIPIQRAGNADDVARAVLYLASEYDGFITGATLDINGGVYNM; translated from the coding sequence ATGGATAATAATAAACTAACTGGCAAAAATGTACTAATCACCGCCGGTGCTCAAGGTATTGGAGAATCAATCACCAAACACTTTATTGATTGTGGTGCCCATGTTGCCATCCACTATTTTTCCAGTGCTGATACCGCAAACCAATTGGTAGAATACGCAACAAGCAAAGGACAAAAAGCGATTGCTATAAGTGGTGATTTAACAAAGGAAGACGATGCAAATGCATTGGTCGAAAAAACAGTAGAAGCATTTGGTGGTCTGGATATTCTAATCAATAACGCAGGTTCGCTTGTTGCTCGTAAAATGTTGAGTGAAATGGAAGCTGAATTCTGGCACAAGGTAATGGATATCAACCTTACATCGATGATGTTCGTAACGCGAGCAGCATCTCCTTATTTAGCAAAAAATGACAACAGCAGTATTGTCAATTTGGCATCACTTGCTGGCCGTAAAGGTGGCCACCCAGGTTCACTGGTTTACTCTACCAGCAAAGGAGCGATCCTAACCTTTACACGAGCACTTGCTTCAGAACTGGGACCTCAAGGCACAAGAGTTAATGCCGTAGCTCCAGGTCTTATTCTTGGAACCTCATTTCACAACACGCATACAACAAAAGAATCAGCAGCGGAAACAACGGCTGGCATTCCAATTCAACGAGCAGGTAATGCAGATGATGTAGCCCGAGCAGTTTTGTATCTGGCATCTGAATACGATGGTTTTATTACTGGTGCTACTCTCGACATCAATGGTGGTGTTTACAATATGTAG
- a CDS encoding Nramp family divalent metal transporter: MPEPQKNKSFLKRIIAIILSFGPGIFAIGYTIGTGSVTSMIVAGSTYGMQLLWVLLISCLFSGVLMFAYGNYALISGETALYGFKKHIKGGRVLAILIIIGISFGQWNSLMGILGISANMLYEILAMNFDGLAPYKYETVLIIAIVVIAIFYGLMMVGKYSFFEKILVIFVTLMGLSFIFSLFFVFPLPADIVKGLIPTIPDVPGGKMMTAAFVGTTMAAATFLSRPLFVKGKGWTIENLKDQKKDSIVAAILVFVISGSVMAVACGALYYQGKPVTQVLDMANTLEPIAGNFAVTIFFFGTLSAGLSSIFPCLLIAPLLIADYQSGELDTSSRQFKIITFIACLVALIVPVFGANPIEMQILSQVFNVFVLPIVVLGIILMINNKKVMKNYKTSIWVNIGLFSALFFSCVISYTGILGIIEAL, encoded by the coding sequence ATGCCAGAACCTCAAAAGAATAAATCATTTCTAAAAAGAATAATTGCGATAATTTTAAGTTTTGGACCCGGAATTTTTGCTATTGGATATACCATTGGAACAGGAAGTGTTACCTCTATGATTGTTGCCGGAAGTACGTATGGAATGCAATTATTATGGGTTTTACTGATCAGTTGTCTTTTTTCAGGAGTACTAATGTTTGCCTATGGTAATTACGCTTTAATATCTGGCGAAACAGCTTTGTATGGCTTTAAAAAACACATTAAAGGAGGAAGAGTCTTAGCCATTTTAATAATTATTGGGATATCCTTTGGTCAATGGAACTCTTTAATGGGGATATTGGGCATTTCAGCCAATATGTTATACGAAATTCTAGCAATGAATTTTGATGGATTAGCTCCTTACAAATATGAAACTGTACTTATCATTGCCATCGTAGTAATTGCTATTTTTTATGGTTTAATGATGGTTGGTAAATATTCTTTCTTCGAGAAAATCTTAGTCATTTTTGTAACGCTAATGGGACTTTCTTTTATTTTTTCTCTGTTCTTTGTTTTCCCACTTCCTGCTGATATTGTTAAAGGATTAATACCAACCATACCTGATGTTCCCGGGGGTAAAATGATGACAGCGGCATTTGTTGGCACAACTATGGCTGCAGCTACATTTTTATCAAGACCTCTTTTTGTAAAGGGTAAAGGATGGACAATTGAGAACTTAAAAGATCAAAAAAAGGATTCTATTGTTGCCGCTATCTTAGTATTCGTAATTAGTGGTTCGGTTATGGCGGTTGCCTGTGGTGCATTGTATTATCAAGGAAAGCCTGTAACTCAAGTATTGGATATGGCAAATACCCTAGAGCCAATTGCTGGAAATTTCGCAGTAACTATTTTCTTTTTTGGAACTTTAAGTGCTGGTCTTTCATCGATTTTTCCTTGCTTGCTAATCGCACCTTTGTTAATTGCAGATTATCAGTCTGGTGAATTAGATACTAGTTCTCGACAGTTTAAGATTATCACTTTTATAGCCTGTTTAGTTGCATTAATTGTACCTGTTTTTGGTGCAAATCCGATTGAAATGCAAATTTTATCTCAAGTTTTTAATGTATTCGTTTTGCCAATTGTAGTTCTTGGAATCATCTTAATGATCAATAATAAAAAGGTAATGAAAAACTACAAAACAAGTATTTGGGTAAACATTGGTTTGTTTTCGGCATTGTTCTTTTCATGTGTCATATCCTACACGGGTATTCTAGGGATAATAGAAGCATTATAA